One part of the Desulfuromonadaceae bacterium genome encodes these proteins:
- a CDS encoding class 1 fructose-bisphosphatase, producing the protein MAEAGKTRFQINLRHFLRERDVDRNLTRVICEIADASKYIVNSIRTGDLGVAGTSNLYGEEQLALDVLSDRILRKRLAHSGVVANIVSEEQPEIVPLSPDCEGKFSVAYDPLDGSSLVDVNLAVGTIISIYAGCDLLQPGCNQAAAMYILYGPRTTLVLSTGDGVHEFNMNQLMEYTLTRENIQVGASGSIYSPGGQRNKYTAGVQSFVEQLEARGSKLRYSGGFVPDINQVLMKGKGIFFYPHLNDTPEGKLRVLFELNPMAFLMEQAGGAASNGKSRILDMVPDNIDMRAPVFIGSKDEVALAERCIAEQG; encoded by the coding sequence ATGGCCGAAGCAGGAAAAACCAGATTTCAAATTAATTTGAGGCATTTTTTACGTGAACGCGATGTCGACCGGAATTTGACCCGGGTCATTTGCGAGATCGCTGACGCTTCAAAATATATCGTTAATTCAATCCGTACCGGTGATCTCGGCGTGGCCGGTACCTCGAACCTTTATGGTGAGGAGCAGTTGGCGCTGGATGTTCTGTCCGACCGTATTTTGCGCAAGCGGCTGGCGCATTCCGGGGTGGTTGCCAATATTGTGTCTGAGGAACAACCGGAGATTGTTCCGTTGTCTCCCGATTGCGAAGGGAAGTTCTCGGTGGCCTATGACCCCCTTGACGGCTCTTCGCTGGTTGATGTCAACCTGGCGGTCGGCACAATCATTTCGATCTATGCCGGGTGCGATTTGTTGCAGCCGGGATGCAATCAGGCGGCGGCGATGTATATCCTCTATGGACCGCGCACGACGCTGGTGTTGAGTACCGGTGACGGGGTGCATGAATTCAATATGAATCAATTGATGGAATACACCCTGACACGCGAAAATATTCAGGTCGGTGCGAGCGGCAGTATCTATTCGCCCGGCGGCCAGCGCAACAAGTATACGGCGGGGGTGCAGAGCTTTGTCGAGCAACTTGAGGCCCGTGGCTCCAAATTGCGCTACAGTGGCGGCTTCGTTCCCGATATCAATCAGGTGTTGATGAAGGGGAAGGGCATTTTCTTCTATCCTCATTTAAACGACACCCCCGAGGGAAAATTGCGCGTCCTGTTTGAACTGAATCCAATGGCGTTTCTGATGGAGCAGGCCGGTGGCGCGGCTTCAAACGGAAAATCGCGGATTCTTGATATGGTGCCGGACAACATCGACATGCGCGCTCCGGTTTTTATCGGCAGCAAGGATGAAGTGGCTTTGGCGGAGCGCTGTATTGCCGAGCAGGGGTGA